GCTCGTCATTCTGAAAATTATTTTGGAGGAAAAGGAGCCAATCAGGCAGTTGGTACCGCAAGATTAGGTGCCGCTGTTCATTTTGTTGGCTGTGTAGGGATTGATCCTTTAGGACAGCAGATCATGCGAAATCTTGTAAACGAAAATGTGAATGTAGGTTTTGTTTACGAAACAGATCAGGAATCTACGGGCATTGCTTATGTAACGAGCTGTAACGGTGACTTTTCTGTTGTAGTAGATTCTGCTGCCAATAAAAATGTGAAGATAAAGCAAATTGATGATGCTGAAAGATATATTCATTCATCATCTCTTGTTCTTTTGCAGCTGGAAATACCAATGGAAGTTATTGAATATACCGTAAAAAAAGCAAAAAGTCTTGGTAAAATGGTAGGTTTGTATGCATCTCCTGGGACAAGATTAAATGAACAGATTTTAGATGATGTTGATTTTATCATAGCCCGAAGCAATGAGCTTTCTATTATTTTTGGAGAAGACAAAAGAGAAGAAATTCTTAAAAAATATTTTAATAAACTTTTCGTAAGAGACGAAACGAATTCCACGATTTATTATGACGGAGCCG
Above is a genomic segment from Chryseobacterium mulctrae containing:
- a CDS encoding ribokinase, giving the protein MNFSSEHPKIVVIGSCSLDLILYTDKIPSRNETVMARHSENYFGGKGANQAVGTARLGAAVHFVGCVGIDPLGQQIMRNLVNENVNVGFVYETDQESTGIAYVTSCNGDFSVVVDSAANKNVKIKQIDDAERYIHSSSLVLLQLEIPMEVIEYTVKKAKSLGKMVGLYASPGTRLNEQILDDVDFIIARSNELSIIFGEDKREEILKKYFNKLFVRDETNSTIYYDGAEMKYFRNENESMVYKMGMGDAFTSGFAVALCHKNTIEDCVKFGNLVSSKVSLGKGAQMALPYLKDLL